A window of the Lactuca sativa cultivar Salinas chromosome 7, Lsat_Salinas_v11, whole genome shotgun sequence genome harbors these coding sequences:
- the LOC111902832 gene encoding uncharacterized protein LOC111902832: MAPRAFLLLNLAFAVVLLINSEVVVATTLAENTNSESKAGGHGEHIIGGSIGRHDKGVKPGKGLYDPNNPGHKGCKLGCCTGKSYHIKGGCKCCKTFAEATAYKQTQN; the protein is encoded by the exons ATGGCTCCAAGAGCTTTCCTTCTTCTTAATCTAGCTTTTGCTGTTGTCCTTCTCATTAACTCTGAGGTGGTTGTAGCTACGACGTTGGCTGAAAACACTAACA GTGAGTCTAAGGCTGGTGGACATGGAGAACACATCATAGGTGGTAGTATTGGAAGGCATGACAAAGGTGTTAAGCCCGGTAAGGGTTTATACGATCCAAATAATCCTGGACATAAAGGTTGCAAGCTTGGTTGTTGTACTGGTAAATCTTACCACATTAAAGGAGGGTGCAAGTGTTGCAAGACGTTTGCAGAGGCAACTGCTTACAAACAAACTCAAAACTAA